In Fusobacterium nucleatum, the genomic stretch TTTTATCCTTTAAAAATTTTGAATGAAAATTATTGATATGTGAAATTAAATCAAAATTTAAAGGTGTCAAAGTAGTTTCAGGGAAAAAATTTTTATAAAACTTAAATGCTGCAACTTTTGGATCGGTATTTCCCTCATAACAGACAATAATATCATTATTAATTTTTTCAAAATAAATTCCGTATTTTTTTGCAACTACTTGAAAATCTAAAAATGATATACATTTTCCAGAAGTGTATTTATTTATAAATTCATTATTATTCATATTATTTTATATCCTCCTAATAATAAAATTTCCTTATCCTTTATTGTATAAATTTTATTGAAAAAAGTCAAAAAATTATTGTCCTAAAAATCCTTTTCCTATGACTTCATGCACTTGATTTACTATCATAAAAGCAGAAGGATCGATTTCTTTCACTATATTTTTTACTTTTATAAGTTGGTATTTACCAACAACACAATAAATCATTCCAATTTCTTTTTGTGTATATGCACCTTTTGCATTGATTAAAGTAATTCCACGACCAGTATCTTCCATAATTTTTTTTCTTAGTTCCTCTACTTTATTTGTTATAATTGTAACACCTTTAGCACTATAAATACCTTCTTGAATAATATCAACCATTTTTGCTGAAACTAGAAGTGAAATAAGGGTATACATAAAAATTACTTTTCCAAATATAAAAGCAACCATAGATAATATTATAAAATCAATAGTTAAAAGAATTTTTCCTATGGCAATACCATAATATTTATTAATTATTTTTGCTATAATGTCTGTTCCACCAGTAGAACCACCTGCATAGAATACTATTCCAATAGCAATACCATTTATCCCGCCACCAAAAATTGCTGCCATAAGTATATCATCAATAGGACCTCTAAAATTTCCAAAAATTTTTAAAAATATAGTCAGTACAAGTGTAGCAAATAAAGTTTTTATAAGAAAATCTTTTCCTATAAACATATAGGCTAATATGATTAAAGGAACATTTAAGATAAAATAAAGATAACCTATATCTATATTTGTTAAGTAATGAATAATAAGTGATATTCCAGCAATACCACCTTCTGCTAGCTTATTAGCTAAAAAGAAATAATTGATATTAAAAGCCATTACTATACAGGCTAAAGTAACAATAGAGTATTCTTTTATAATTTGAAAATATTTATTTGTCATTTTATTCCTCCAACTTTACATTAAATTATCAACAATAGGAAATAAAGCAGCACCTATAATACTAGAACTACCTTTAAAATTTGAAAAACTTATAGTTTCTCTGCCTCTATAAAAAATATGATTTTTTTCATAAACTATATTTAAAATATCATCTAAAAGGTAATTTCCATATTGAGATAATTCTCCACAAATAATAAGTTTTTTAGGGTTATAAGTAAAAAGTAAATTTTTTAATATAATTCCCATATAATTTAAATATTCATTAAGTATCTTTTTTCCAGTTTCACTTTCTCTATATTTTTTATTTGAAAAAAATTCATCTAAAGTTTTTATATCAGGGAAAGCTTCCATAATTTTGTTTTTTAAAACTTTAAAAGATATACAATCGCCAACTTTCTTCTTATTTTCATAATCAACTATCATATGATGTACTCTACTTGCTTTAAAGAAGTAATCTTCACTTTTATTTCCAAATTTATGAAAAGTTGAACAAGTAACTTTATTATTTATACTAATAACTGTGAAATCTGTTAAAACTTTATGTTTTCCAATTATAGCTTCAGCAAGTATTGACATATTTGCCTCATTTTCTACCCAGATAGGAAGTTTAATTTCTTCTTCTAATTCTTTTATTACTGAGGATTCATATCTATCTATATTGTTAAATTCCAAGAAATGATTTTCTTTGTTATAAATTCCAGGAATAGATATTCCAATTCCAATAACTTTTGATAAATATTTAGAATCAATTTCTTTAATGAAAACTTTTAAATTTTTTTCAAAAAAAATTATAAAGTCCTCATCTTTTGTTTCTACTATTTTTGATTGTAATATTTTTCCAACTGTATTAACCATAACAAATTTGATTTTCTCTTCATCAACACTCACTCCAATGGAATAGCAAAAATCAGGATTGTATTTATATCTAACAGCTCTTCTTCCAACTCCTCCTGTACTTAAAGTCCATTCTTTTATTATATCTTTTTCTAAAAATTCATTAATAACTCTTTTGATTGTAGGAAATGTCATATTAGTTATTTTTGTCAAATCTGGAATAGAAAAAGAATTTTCTGTAAAATAGATAGAGTGAAAAACAATATTTTCATTGCTTTGTTTAATTTCTTTTTGATACATTTTAAAAACCTCTTTATTTTAATTTCCTTAAATATTATATTTTATTATAACATCAAAAATAAAAATTTTGAAAAAAATATGTCAATATCAAAAAGATTGTTTGATTCATAAAATATATATTTAATATTTATAAAATATATTGTTATTATTTAAAAAAAACTCTTATAATCTTCTTATAAGAATATTAAAATGATTTTAAAAATATTTTTTTGATAAATTATTAAAATCATTTTAATAATTAAAAATGTTTTTAAATAAATTGGAGGTGTTTGTTTTGGAATTAGTTTTAGGTAATAAAAAAATCACTTTGGAGGATTTAATCAATGTAACAAGAAAAGGATATAAGGTAAAGATTTCTGATGAGGCTTATGAAAAAATTGATAAAGCTAGAAAGTTAGTTGATAAATATGTTGAAGAAGGAAAAGTATCTTATGGTATCACTACTGGATTTGGAAAATTTGCAGAAGTAAGTATTTCAAAAGAACAAACAGGACAATTACAAAAAAATATTGTTATGAGCCATTCTTGTAGTGTAGGAAATCCTTTACCAATAGATATTGCAAGAGGAGTTGTCCTATTGAGAGCTGTGAATTTGGCAAAAGGATATTCTGGAGCTAGAAGAATAATTGTTGAAAAATTAGTAGAATTGCTTAATAAAGAAGTAACACCTTGGATACCTGAAAAAGGCTCAGTAGGTTCTTCTGGGGATTTATCACCACTTGCACATATGTCATTAGTGTTAATTGGATTAGGTAAAGCATATTACAAAGGTGAATTATTAGAAGCAAAAGATGCCTTAGCAAAAGCAGGTATAGAACCAATTCCATCACTTTCATCAAAGGAAGGTTTGGCACTTACAAATGGAACACAAGCATTAACTTCAACAGGAGCCCATGTTCTATATGATGCTATAAATCTTTCTAAACATTTAGATATAGCTGCTTCATTGACTATGGAAAGTTTACATGGAATTATAGATGCTTATGATCCAAGAATTAGTGAAGTTAGAGAACATATTGGACAAATCAATACTGCTGAAAATATGAGAAAAATTTTAGCAGGAAGTAAAAATGTTACTAAACAAGGAGTTGAAAGAGTACAAGATTCTTATGTTTTAAGATGTATTCCTCAAATTCATGGAGCAAGTAAAGATACCTTGGAATATGTAAAGAAAAAAGTTGAAATAGAAATAAATGCTGTTACAGACAATCCTATTATATTTGTTGATACTGATGAAGTAATTTCAGGAGGAAATTTCCATGGTCAACCTATGGCATTACCATTTGATTTCTTAGGAATTGCACTAGCTGAAATGGCAAATGTATCTGAAAGAAGAATAGAAAAAATGGTAAACCCTGCAATCAACCATGGACTACCAGCATTTTTAGTTGAAGATGGAGGATTAAATTCTGGGTTTATGATAGTTCAATATAGTGCAGCAGCACTTGTATCTGAAAATAAGGTTTTAGCTCATCCAGCTTCTGTTGATTCTATACCAACATCAGCTAACCAAGAAGATCATGTTTCTATGGGATCTATTGCAGCTAAAAAATCAAAAGATATATTTGAAAATGTTAGAAAAGTAATAGGTATGGAGTTGATTACAGCTTGTCAAGCTATTGAATTAAAAGGAGCAAAGGATAAATTATCCCCTGCAACAAAAGCAGCTTATGAAGAAATTAGAAAAATAATACCTCATGTTGATATTGATAGACCTATGTATATAGATATTCATGCAGCAGAAGGTATTATAAAAACAAATAAAATAGTAGAAAATGTGGAAAAAACAATAGGAGAATTGAAGTATTAAAAAGGAGGACAAGTAACTATGTTAGATAACAAAACTATTTATGATGCAATGACAATAAAACTTACAGCAGAAGATATTCCAATGGAAATTCCTAAAATAGATCCATCAATTAGAAGAGCTCCAAAAAGAATAGCAAAACTTTCTGAAAATGATATTGAACTTGCATTAAGAAATGCATTAAGATATATTCCAGAAGAATTTCATGAAATGTTAGCACCTGAATTTTTAAAAGAATTGGAAGAAAGAGGAAGAATCTATGGATATAGATTTAGACCAGAAGGAAATCTTTATGGAAAACCAATAGATGAATATAAAGGAAAATGTGTAGAAGCAAAAGCTGTACAAGTTATGATAGATAATAACTTAGATTTTGATATAGCTCTATATCCTTATGAACTTGTTACTTATGGAGAAACAGGACAAGTTTGTCAAAACTGGATGCAATACAGACTTATTAAAAAATATCTTGAAAATATGACACAAGATCAAACTCTTGTTATGGCCTCTGGGCATCCAACAGGACTATTTAGATCAAATCCTTATGCTCCAAGAGTTATAATTACAAATGGACTTATGGTAGGATTATTTGATAATTATGAAGATTGGGCAAGAGGAATAGCAATGGGTGTTGCAAACTATGGGCAAATGACTGCTGGTGGTTGGATGTATATAGGACCACAAGGAATAGTTCACGGAACATATTCTACAATATTAAATGCAGGAAGGCTATTCTGTGGAGTACCAGCTGATGGAGATTTAGCAGGTAAATTATTTGTTACATCAGGGCTTGGAGGAATGAGTGGAGCTCAAGGAAAGGCTTGTGTAATTGCTAAAGGTGTTGCAATAGTTGCAGAAGTTGATTTATCAAGAATCAATACAAGACTTGAACAAGGTTGGGTAAATGTAATTGCAAATACACCAGAAGAAGCATTTAAAATAGCTGAAGAAAAATTAGCTTCAAAAACTCCTTATGCAATAGCATATCATGGAAATATAGTTGAAATATTAGAATATGCAATAGAACATAATAAACATATAGATTTATTATCTGACCAAACTTCTTGCCATGCTGTTTATGATGGAGGGTATTGTCCAGTAGGAACTTCATTTGAAGAAAGAACTAAACTTCTTGGAACAGACAGACCTAAATTTAGAGAATTAGTAAATGAAGGATTAAAAAGACACTATAAAGCAATTAAAACTTTACATGATAGAGGGGTTTACTTCTTTGATTATGGAAACAGTTTCTTGAAATCTATTTATGATGTTGGAGTAAAAGAAATTTCTAAGAATGGAAAAGATGATAAAGAAGGATTTATATTCCCATCTTATGTTGAGGACATTTTAGGACCAGAATTATTTGATTATGGATATGGACCATTTAGATGGGTATGTCTATCAAGAAAGAAAGAAGATTTATTAAAAACTGATAAAGCAGCACTTGAACTTGTTGACCCTAATAGAAGATATCAAGATAGAGATAATTATATGTGGATAAAAGACGCTGATAAAAATGGGCTTGTTGTTGGAACACAAGCAAGAATATTCTATCAAGATGCTATGAGCAGAACTAGAATAGCTCTTAAATTTAATGAAATGGTAAGAAATGGAGAAATTGGACCAGTTATGTTAGGTAGAGACCATCATGATGTATCTGGAACAGATTCACCTTTTAGAGAAACTTCTAACATCAAAGATGGAAGTAATATAATGGCAGATATGGCTACTCAATGTTTTGCTGGAAATGCTGCAAGAGGTATGACTATGATAGCTCTTCATAATGGCGGAGGAGTTGGAATAGGAAAATCTATCAATGGTGGATTTGGAATGGTACTTGATGGAAGTAAAAGAGTAGATGATATTTTATGGCAAGCTATGCCTTGGGATGTAATGGGTGGAGTTGCAAGAAGAGCTTGGGCAAGAAATCCACATTCAATTGAAACTGTTGTTGAATATAATCATGATAACAAAGGAACTGACCATATCACATTACCTTATATAGTGAGCGATGAATTGATTAAAAAAGTTTTGAAAAAATAAATTGATTTTTAAAAAATTAGAGAATTTTTGGTTGTTTCTCAAATAATATTGATAAAAAAATTTAGACTTATAATTGATATAATTAAGAGAATTTTTTTGAGAATAGAATCTTGAAAAGATTCTCTTTTTTTGTATATGATTAACTTCCTTATAAGATATGAATGTTTATTATATAAACAATAAAGACAAAATAAGAAAAAAATATTTTTTTTTGAAAAGAAAATATTGACTATTAGCAAATTATATTATAATATATACCGTGTAAATAATTAAATATTTAGGAGGTTTTTGTATGTTTGAATATCAATTAAATATGGCTGAAACAGTTGGATTTGCTATTATTTTACTCTTATTAGGTAGATGGATAAAAAAGAAAGTCAATTTTTTTGAAAAATTCTTTATTCCTGCACCAGTTATTGGAGGAACATTATTTTCAATAATACTTTTAGTAGGACATCAAACTGAAACTTTTACTTTTACTTTTAATGATGATATCAAAAACTTGTTAATGATAGCATTCTTTACAACAGTGGGATTTTCTGCAAGTTTAAAAATCTTGAAAAAAGGTGGAATTGGAGTTGCATTATTCTTATTAGCAGCAGTTATATTGGTTATTCTTCAAGATATAATTGGACCAGTATTAGCTAAGGCATTAGGAATTAATCCACTATTGGGATTAGCAGCAGGATCTATTCCTTTAACAGGAGGACATGGAACATCAGGAGCATTTGGACCTTATCTTGAAGATTTAGGAGCAACAGGAGCAACAGTTGTTGCAGTTGCATCAGCTACTTATGGTTTAATAGCAGGATGTTTAATAGGTGGACCAATAGCCAGAAGATTAATGATAAAAAACAATCTAAAACCTACTGAGAACAAAGAAGGAGTAGATAATTCTTTATTAGGAACTGCAACAGAAGTAACAGAAGAAAGTTTGTTTTCAGCAGTAGTTTATGTTGGTATTGCAATGGGTATTGGAGCTTTAATAAATAATATGTTAGCAAAGGCTGGAATAAAATTTCCTGTTTATTTAATGGGAATGGTTGTAGCTGCTATAATTAGAAACATATTAGATTTCAATCAAAAACAATTACCATTTACTGAAATTGGTATTGTTGGAAATATATCTCTATCATTATTCTTGTCTATGGCCCTAATGTCTATGAAACTATGGCAATTAATAGATTTAGCTATACCTTTAATTATAATTTTACTTGTTCAAACAGTTTTGATGGCATTCTTTGCTTACTTTATAACTTTCAATATAATGGGAAGAGATTATGATGCTGCTGTTATGTCAACTGGACACTGTGGATTTGGTTTAGGAGCTACTCCAAATGC encodes the following:
- a CDS encoding urocanate hydratase → MLDNKTIYDAMTIKLTAEDIPMEIPKIDPSIRRAPKRIAKLSENDIELALRNALRYIPEEFHEMLAPEFLKELEERGRIYGYRFRPEGNLYGKPIDEYKGKCVEAKAVQVMIDNNLDFDIALYPYELVTYGETGQVCQNWMQYRLIKKYLENMTQDQTLVMASGHPTGLFRSNPYAPRVIITNGLMVGLFDNYEDWARGIAMGVANYGQMTAGGWMYIGPQGIVHGTYSTILNAGRLFCGVPADGDLAGKLFVTSGLGGMSGAQGKACVIAKGVAIVAEVDLSRINTRLEQGWVNVIANTPEEAFKIAEEKLASKTPYAIAYHGNIVEILEYAIEHNKHIDLLSDQTSCHAVYDGGYCPVGTSFEERTKLLGTDRPKFRELVNEGLKRHYKAIKTLHDRGVYFFDYGNSFLKSIYDVGVKEISKNGKDDKEGFIFPSYVEDILGPELFDYGYGPFRWVCLSRKKEDLLKTDKAALELVDPNRRYQDRDNYMWIKDADKNGLVVGTQARIFYQDAMSRTRIALKFNEMVRNGEIGPVMLGRDHHDVSGTDSPFRETSNIKDGSNIMADMATQCFAGNAARGMTMIALHNGGGVGIGKSINGGFGMVLDGSKRVDDILWQAMPWDVMGGVARRAWARNPHSIETVVEYNHDNKGTDHITLPYIVSDELIKKVLKK
- a CDS encoding ROK family protein, whose amino-acid sequence is MYQKEIKQSNENIVFHSIYFTENSFSIPDLTKITNMTFPTIKRVINEFLEKDIIKEWTLSTGGVGRRAVRYKYNPDFCYSIGVSVDEEKIKFVMVNTVGKILQSKIVETKDEDFIIFFEKNLKVFIKEIDSKYLSKVIGIGISIPGIYNKENHFLEFNNIDRYESSVIKELEEEIKLPIWVENEANMSILAEAIIGKHKVLTDFTVISINNKVTCSTFHKFGNKSEDYFFKASRVHHMIVDYENKKKVGDCISFKVLKNKIMEAFPDIKTLDEFFSNKKYRESETGKKILNEYLNYMGIILKNLLFTYNPKKLIICGELSQYGNYLLDDILNIVYEKNHIFYRGRETISFSNFKGSSSIIGAALFPIVDNLM
- a CDS encoding YitT family protein, producing the protein MTNKYFQIIKEYSIVTLACIVMAFNINYFFLANKLAEGGIAGISLIIHYLTNIDIGYLYFILNVPLIILAYMFIGKDFLIKTLFATLVLTIFLKIFGNFRGPIDDILMAAIFGGGINGIAIGIVFYAGGSTGGTDIIAKIINKYYGIAIGKILLTIDFIILSMVAFIFGKVIFMYTLISLLVSAKMVDIIQEGIYSAKGVTIITNKVEELRKKIMEDTGRGITLINAKGAYTQKEIGMIYCVVGKYQLIKVKNIVKEIDPSAFMIVNQVHEVIGKGFLGQ
- the hutH gene encoding histidine ammonia-lyase yields the protein MEVFVLELVLGNKKITLEDLINVTRKGYKVKISDEAYEKIDKARKLVDKYVEEGKVSYGITTGFGKFAEVSISKEQTGQLQKNIVMSHSCSVGNPLPIDIARGVVLLRAVNLAKGYSGARRIIVEKLVELLNKEVTPWIPEKGSVGSSGDLSPLAHMSLVLIGLGKAYYKGELLEAKDALAKAGIEPIPSLSSKEGLALTNGTQALTSTGAHVLYDAINLSKHLDIAASLTMESLHGIIDAYDPRISEVREHIGQINTAENMRKILAGSKNVTKQGVERVQDSYVLRCIPQIHGASKDTLEYVKKKVEIEINAVTDNPIIFVDTDEVISGGNFHGQPMALPFDFLGIALAEMANVSERRIEKMVNPAINHGLPAFLVEDGGLNSGFMIVQYSAAALVSENKVLAHPASVDSIPTSANQEDHVSMGSIAAKKSKDIFENVRKVIGMELITACQAIELKGAKDKLSPATKAAYEEIRKIIPHVDIDRPMYIDIHAAEGIIKTNKIVENVEKTIGELKY
- the gltS gene encoding sodium/glutamate symporter, encoding MFEYQLNMAETVGFAIILLLLGRWIKKKVNFFEKFFIPAPVIGGTLFSIILLVGHQTETFTFTFNDDIKNLLMIAFFTTVGFSASLKILKKGGIGVALFLLAAVILVILQDIIGPVLAKALGINPLLGLAAGSIPLTGGHGTSGAFGPYLEDLGATGATVVAVASATYGLIAGCLIGGPIARRLMIKNNLKPTENKEGVDNSLLGTATEVTEESLFSAVVYVGIAMGIGALINNMLAKAGIKFPVYLMGMVVAAIIRNILDFNQKQLPFTEIGIVGNISLSLFLSMALMSMKLWQLIDLAIPLIIILLVQTVLMAFFAYFITFNIMGRDYDAAVMSTGHCGFGLGATPNAMANMETFTRSNGPSVKAFFIIPIVGSLFIDFINAGVIQAFATWIVNNFM